The genomic interval GTCGGCCTTGGCGATCTTGAACTTGTCGATGTGCCGCACCGGCGGCCGCAGCCACGCCGTGCGGGTGTAGGCGTAGAGCTCGCGGCGGAAGTCCTCGACCGAGCGGGCCGGCAGGTGGCCCCGGAGCACCCCTTCGAGCTGGGTCCACATCCACCAGGGCTGACAGAACGTGTCGGCGAGCGTGAGGCGGTCCTGGTCGCTCCACTTGGCCTCGTTCTCCATCGAAGCCTGGGAGGCCGAGTACGAGCTCGTGTACTCGCGGATCAGGTTCTCGCGGCCCCGGCCCGTCGAGATCCCTAGGCCCGTGTGGATGTCTTTGACCATGATCTCGTAGTTGGGCCCGGGGGCGTCGGTCTTGATCTCGGTGGGCTTCTGGTGGGGCTGGCCCTGGATGATCATCCCCCGTTCGAGCTCTTGGACCCGGTCGGCCCACGAGAGCACCTGGTTCGACGGCTCGCCGCCGTCGAGGCCGGGGAAGCCCGGCCCCTCCTCGGCCACGAAGAGGGCAAACGTGTTCGAGATGAGCGCCTTGATCGAGGCGGCCTCCCGGAGGTCCTCGCCGTCGCGGATGTCCTTGAGGATCGCCGTGAGGATGCCGTCCTCCCGGTACTCGGCGATGTTGCGCACCCGAGTGACGATCAGCACCTTCGGCAGCCCCGTGGCCTCGTCCCACACGTCCAGGGGCTGCATGTCGCCCGAGGAGAAGGTTTGCAGGTAGGAGCTGCCCGCCGCCGGCGCCACCCAGATGCGCCGCGGCGCCCCGAGCTCGTCTACCTCCACCCCATCGAAGACCCGCTCGTCTTCCCCCAGGTCCGAGGGGGTGCGCACGCGGCTCGGGCAGATGGGCAGCAGCCGCGTGGAGACCGGCGAGCCCGGGACCGGACGCGAGACCACCTGGAAGAACGACGCCCCTTCGAGCCGCCAGAGGAAGGCCGCCAGGGCCTGCAGGCCGTAGATCGTCGCCCGCCGCTGGGCGTCGGCCCATCGGCGGCAGTCGAGCCCCACGATCTCGAACCAGGCGTACACGTCGCGGGTCCACTGCTCCTGCCAGGCCGCGTCGAAGCCCAGCCAGTCGGCCATGGGCTGGGGCTGGGGCGTGAGGCCCGTGCCCACCACATCGGTGACCAGGCCCTCGAGGATGCCGTGGGCGAGAGAGGAGTTGACGTAGAGGTCCATGGCCCGGTCGGCGCCCTTGCGCCGCTCGTACTCGGCGAGCCGGGCCGACACGTAGTGGAGCGTCCAGGTGACGAGCGTGCCCACCGACGAGGCGGCCTTGCGCCGCACGTGGCGGCCGTAGCTCGCCGAGGGAGCCCGGGGCACCGATGCCCGCGGCGCCGGCCGGCCGTCGGGGCCGAAGAGCGTCACGGGGGCCCCGCTCATCGCCGCACCACCCCGTGCCGGGCCCGGTCCAGGATCCCCGGCCGGCGCGCCGCGCCCACCTCTGCCTGGAGCTGGTCGCGGAAGGCCCGCAGGTCGGCCAGGTTAGCCTCGGTGAACCGCCGGCCGCCCACGGTCACCACCTCCTGGCCGTCGGACAGTATCCGCAGGATGGCCGCGTTTGCCGCGTCGAGGAGCTCTTGCGCCGTCGCCATGGCGCACAGGGAAACAGGAAGGGGAAGAGGAAAAAAGGGGGTCCGTACTAATCTAGTACGGTTTTCGTACTAAATTAGTATCACAAGCGTACTAATCTAGTACGAACTTTCGGCCAGCAACCCCGCGTGGGAAGCGGAAAACGAGCTTGTGAACGGTGCATTCGCTGCGCGGCGCGTTTCGCGCAGTGTGCCGGGGGTGGGATCGAGGGGTTTCTTGACGAGGTCGATACGTACCGGTAGGCTCTCGCTCGAACGGCGGACAACCTCGAGTTGCCCGCTCCTCTTGTCCTACGGGGTCAAATCATGACCGATTTTCTCTTCTCCATGCCCTCTTTCCTGGAAGGAGCGGCCCGCACGCTCGATCTCGGCGCCACCTTCGACCAGTTCAACGCCCATCCGTCGCCGGCCGTCTCCGACGGCCGCGCGCTGGCCGAGGACTGGAAGGCCGTAGGGCGCGACCTCGAAGCGGCCCTGGCCGAGTTCGAGGCCCAGACCCGCGACGCGCCGTGAAGAAATCCAGGCCGGTCAAGCCGGCGTCGGCTCCGGGCGCGCCCCACATCCTTTCCGGTGCTCCCGCGGGAACCCCGCCGCAGCACCTGGCCTCTGCCAAGCTCACCGCCACCCTGTTCAACGGGCCGCTCCCACCCCCCGACGCCTTCGAGCACTACGAACGAACCCTGCCCGGCGCGGCCAATCGCATCCTCGCCATGGCAGAGAGGCAGGAGGCACACCGCCACGCCATCGAAGGCGACGCCGTGCGCGCCAAGATCCGCCAGGCCTACGTCGGGCAGGCGGCCGGTTTCCTCCTCGCCGTCACCGCCATCGGCGGCGGCATGGCCCTGATGTATGCCGGCCAGAGCGGCTGGGGCTTTGCCACCGTGGTCACCGCCGTCAGCGGCCTGGTGGGCACCTTCGTGTACGGTCATCGGGCGCAGCAAAAGGAGCTCGAGCGAAAGCGCCAGGCCTGAGCGCGACCCGCCTACCCTCTGCCCTGTTTCGCCGTTCGGCGGCCTCCCTCTCGTAGCCCGTCGGTCTCCAGGCTCTTGAACGCCGTGCCGCAGTTCTGGCACTGGTGGAACCGCACCCGAAACCCCTCTTCCCACGGCCTGGTCGTGTACACCTGCGGGCGCCCGAAGCCGCACTTGGGGCACAGGGCCCCCTTCTGGCGGTCGTAGTTCACGCCGGCGAGCTCGCGGGTGGTCGTGACGGGGATCGTGACGGTCATCGGGGGCCTCCTTCGGAGCAGGGGGTCAGCGGGCAAAGGGGTTGACGCGGCGGCCCGCCATCGGGCTGGCGGGCTTGGCGGCGGCAGCGGGCGGTGGTGCGCCGGAGGGGCCCCCCCGCTCCCGCGCCAACTGCTCCCACAGCCGGTACGGGGGCCGCCCCAGCATCTCGTGGGCGATCACCTGGAGCAC from Thermodesulfobacteriota bacterium carries:
- the gpW gene encoding gpW family head-tail joining protein; its protein translation is MATAQELLDAANAAILRILSDGQEVVTVGGRRFTEANLADLRAFRDQLQAEVGAARRPGILDRARHGVVRR
- a CDS encoding DUF2335 domain-containing protein, whose translation is MKKSRPVKPASAPGAPHILSGAPAGTPPQHLASAKLTATLFNGPLPPPDAFEHYERTLPGAANRILAMAERQEAHRHAIEGDAVRAKIRQAYVGQAAGFLLAVTAIGGGMALMYAGQSGWGFATVVTAVSGLVGTFVYGHRAQQKELERKRQA
- a CDS encoding phage portal protein: MSGAPVTLFGPDGRPAPRASVPRAPSASYGRHVRRKAASSVGTLVTWTLHYVSARLAEYERRKGADRAMDLYVNSSLAHGILEGLVTDVVGTGLTPQPQPMADWLGFDAAWQEQWTRDVYAWFEIVGLDCRRWADAQRRATIYGLQALAAFLWRLEGASFFQVVSRPVPGSPVSTRLLPICPSRVRTPSDLGEDERVFDGVEVDELGAPRRIWVAPAAGSSYLQTFSSGDMQPLDVWDEATGLPKVLIVTRVRNIAEYREDGILTAILKDIRDGEDLREAASIKALISNTFALFVAEEGPGFPGLDGGEPSNQVLSWADRVQELERGMIIQGQPHQKPTEIKTDAPGPNYEIMVKDIHTGLGISTGRGRENLIREYTSSYSASQASMENEAKWSDQDRLTLADTFCQPWWMWTQLEGVLRGHLPARSVEDFRRELYAYTRTAWLRPPVRHIDKFKIAKADETRLGNRTTTLSKIYAEMGEDWRTAVTQSLTEEAFVRRERKRLKLPDPDLVEALKKAAGRLEDDDGEE